The window GCTAAACTCAATATTAAAAGAGATTGGTTTTAAAAAATACTCTGCAAGCAGCGATGCACACATAGGTCTTTTAGCTATTCATGGAAAAAATGATGGTATGATGATAATAAGCGGAACTGGAAGTATAGGCTTTGCAGTAAAAGACTCTACTCTATATAGAAAAGGTGGATGGGGTCATCTACTAGGAGATGAGGGAAGTGGTTACTCTATCGGTCTATCCCTTGGAAAAAGATTATTTCACTCTTTTGATAAAGATGAGAGTTTTCCAAAGGAAGTTCTAGAGGATATTTTAAAATTAACAGACACTAAAAATAGTGGAGAGTTTTTAAAATGGATCTATAAAAATGATAAGGGAGAGATAGCGAAGCTATCCTCTATAGTTCTAAAAAATAGTAATCACAAAATATGTGAAGAGATTATAGATCAGACAGTGGAAGATTTAAAAAATCTAATACTTGATTTAAAAAGAGTTACAGATTTAAACTCTGTTGGTTTTGTAGGTGGAATCATAGAAAATGAAACTATAATTAGAGAGAAGTTAC of the Cetobacterium sp. NK01 genome contains:
- a CDS encoding N-acetylglucosamine kinase, with protein sequence MEYILGVDGGGTKTTATLYNDKMEVLGHFLGGPMNLQVVSGDKVKEVFENMLSHFNLEAKSVKIGVGAAGAGRPEDVEKLNSILKEIGFKKYSASSDAHIGLLAIHGKNDGMMIISGTGSIGFAVKDSTLYRKGGWGHLLGDEGSGYSIGLSLGKRLFHSFDKDESFPKEVLEDILKLTDTKNSGEFLKWIYKNDKGEIAKLSSIVLKNSNHKICEEIIDQTVEDLKNLILDLKRVTDLNSVGFVGGIIENETIIREKLLLELNSLGIDFVKRKYSNEYGATLLLKD